A single window of Montipora capricornis isolate CH-2021 chromosome 14, ASM3666992v2, whole genome shotgun sequence DNA harbors:
- the LOC138033632 gene encoding uncharacterized protein, whose protein sequence is MGRRLNDKLPRVTIPSERITEAQWQQLLRERDARGKRRQKEYADSKRSAQYSDIGEGDHILLNKIRHNKLCPNFEPLPYKVVEKKGNAVLIQDQEGNTKLRNASHIKKFIQPEPATEATEVHKGDEVEDMPTGRQVKTTALTPPTDVDKQHTLPPDYSANPLPSRPTRVRRPSAWMSDFVSFCA, encoded by the coding sequence ATGGGTCGACGCCTCAATGATAAACTCCCAAGAGTAACCATTCCAAGTGAAAGAATCACCGAGGCTCAATGGCAGCAACTTCTTCGCGAAAGAGATGCGCGGGGGAAACGTCGACAGAAAGAGTATGCAGACAGCAAGCGGTCAGCACAATACAGTGATATTGGAGAAGGAGATCACATCTTACTCAACAAAATTCGTCACAACAAACTGTGTCCCAACTTCGAACCATTACCATACAAAGTGGTGGAAAAGAAGGGCAATGCCGTCCTGATACAAGATCAGGAAGGAAATACCAAGCTGCGTAACGCGAGCCACATTAAAAAGTTTATCCAGCCGGAACCTGCCACTGAAGCCACTGAAGTTCACAAAGGAGACGAGGTAGAGGACATGCCCACTGGAAGACAAGTAAAAACAACTGCTTTGACCCCGCCAACCGACGTTGATAAGCAACATACCCTACCTCCTGACTACAGTGCAAATCCCCTTCCTTCAAGGCCCACTCGTGTTAGGCGCCCTTCAGCATGGATGAGTGACTTTGTGTCCTTTTGTGCTTAA